From Herbaspirillum sp. WKF16:
CCTGCGTACCGCTATGCCGCCGCCGTATCGCTCCCCGGCGCCCCGAACAACTGCTGCTTCAACAGGTGAAGCTGGTCGCGCGCCGCCGCCGCCTTCTCGAACTCCAGGTTCTTGGCGTGCTCCTGCATCTGCTTCTCGAGGCGCTTGATCTCCTTGCTGATCTGCTTCTCGCTCATCGACTCGTAGTTCTTCTGCTCCTGCGCCACCATCAGCTCGGCGCGCGCCTCGGACGGGTTGAACACGCCGTCGATCAGTTCGCGGATCTCCTTCTTGATGCCGGTCGGGACGATGCCGTTGGCCTTGTTGAACGCCACCTGCTTCTCGCGGCGGCGTTCGGTCTCGCCGATCGCCTTATGCATGGAATCGGTCACCACGTCGCCATACAGGATGGCCATGCCGTTGAGGTTGCGCGCGGCGCGGCCGATGGTCTGGATCAGCGAGCGCTCGGAACGCAGGAAGCCTTCCTTGTCGGCGTCCAGGATAGCGACCAGCGACACCTCGGGGATGTCCAGGCCTTCGCGCAGCAGGTTGATGCCGACCAGCACGTCGAAGGTGCCCAGGCGCAGGTCGCGGATGATCTCCACGCGTTCCACGGTGTCGATGTCGCTGTGCAGGTAGCGCACCTTGATGCCGTTGTCGGACAGGAACTCGGTCAATTGCTCGGCCATGCGCTTGGTCAGCGTGGTCACCAGCACGCGCTCGTCCTTGGCGATGCGGTCGGTGATCTCCTGTATCAGGTCGTCCACCTGGGTGGTGGCGGGGCGCACGGTGATGATCGGGTCCACCAGGCCGGTCGGGCGCACCACCTGTTCCACCACTTGGTCGGCGTGGGTGTTCTCATAGTCGGCCGGGGTGGCCGAGACGAACACGGTCTGGCGCATCTTCTTCTCGAACTCGTCGAACTTCAGCGGCCGGTTGTCCAGCGCCGACGGCAGGCGGAAGCCGTAGTCCACCAGGTTCACCTTGCGCGCGCGGTCGCCGTTGTACATGCCGTTCAACTGGCCGATCAGCACGTGCGACTCGTCCAGGAACATCACCGCGTCCGGCGGCAGGTAGTCCACCAGGGTCGGCGGCGGATCGCCCGGCTTGCCGCCGGAGAGGTGGCGCGAGTAGTTCTCGATGCCCTTGGTGAAGCCGATCTCGGTCATCATCTCCAGGTCGAAGCGGGTGCGCTGCTCCAGGCGCTGCTCTTCGATCAGCTTGTTCTCCTTGCGGAAGAATTCCAGCCGCTCGCGCAGCTCGTCCTTGATGGTCTCGATGGCGCGCAGCACGGTCGAGCGCGGCGTCACATAGTGCGAGCCGGGGTAGATGGTGAAGCGCGGGATCTTCTGGCGCACGCGGCCGGTCAGCGGGTCGAACAGCTGCAGGCTGTCGATCTCGTCGTCGAACATCTCGATGCGCACCGCCAGCTCGGCGTGCTCGGCCGGGAATACGTCGATGGTGTCGCCGCGCACGCGGAAGGTGCCGCGGCCGAAGTCGGTCTCGTTGCGCGAGTACTGCATCTGGATCAGGCGCGCGATCAGGTCGCGCTGGCTGACCTTGTCCTTGGCGCGCAGCGTCAGGATCATCTGGTGGTATTCGTTGGGATTGCCGATACCGTAGATGGCAGAGACGGTCGCCACGATCACCACGTCGCGCCGCTCCATGAGCGACTTGGTGCAGGACAGGCGCATCTGCTCGATGTGCTCGTTGATCGAGGAGTCCTTCTCGATGAACAGGTCGCGCTGCGGCACGTAGGCCTCGGGCTGGTAGTAGTCGTAGTAGCTGACGAAGTATTCCACCGCGTTGTGCGGGAAGAACTCGCGGAACTCGCTGTAGAGCTGCGCCGCCAGCGTCTTGTTGGGGGCGAACACGATGGCCGGCCGGCCCAGGCGGGCGATGGTGTTGGCCATGGTGTAGGTCTTGCCCGAGCCGGTCACGCCCAGCAGGGTCTGGAAGAACAGGCCGTCGTTGACGCCTTCCACCAGCTTCTCGATCGCCGCCGGCTGGTCGCCGGCAGGCGGGAACACCTGGTAGAGCTTGTAGGGCGAATCGGGGAAGGTGACGAACTTGCTTTCGTCGAGCTCGGGGGTGATGGTTGTCAGTTCAGCCATGATGGTCGGTAACCTGTACGGTGGAGATTTGCCCGCTGCCGGCGCCGCCGCCAAGTCGGAAGGGGACGTTGCGGGCCGGAAATGCCGTGGGTGCGAATAGGGCGCAAATGCTGCCGAAATGCCCAACTTCAAGCGCGACAGGGCCGCCTCATATGTCGATTCCGCATGGCTCCATGCAGATTCGGCCTGCTTTTACAGCAGCCTGTATCTGTGATTGGGCATCGACATTTGCTAGAATGCGGTGTTGCAAAACGGTGCATGGACGGCAATCCCCGCCGTGCACCCATTCTCTCTGCAGCGCTTTGTTGCAGCTAACTTTTCATGTTATCACGATGAACGCACCTGTCTCCGCCTCCCTGTTCTCCGCCATCGAAATGGCGCCCCGCGACCCTATCCTGGGCGTGACCGAAGCCTACAACGCCGACAAGAATCCGGCCAAAACCAACCTGGGCGTGGGCGTGTATTACGACGACAATGGCAAGGTGCCGCTGCTGCAATGCGTGCGCCAGGCTGAGGCTGAGCTGATCGCCAAGCTGGCTCCGCGCACCTACCTGCCCATCGACGGCCTGGCTACCTATGACCGCGCGGTGCAGGAGCTGGTGTTCGGCGCAGGCAGCGCCGTCGTGAACGAAAAGCGCGCCATCACCGTGCAGGCCGTGGGCGGCACCGGCGCCCTGAAGCTGGGCGCGGACTTCCTGAAGCACTTCTCCGCCGCCGGCACCGAAGTCTGGATCAGCGACCCGAGCTGGGAGAACCACCGCGCGCTGTTCGAAATGGCCGGCTTCAAGGTCAACGCCTATCCCTACTACGACGCCTCGACCCGCGGCGTGAACTTCGCCGGCATGCTGGACGCCCTGAAGACCATGAAGTCCGGTTCCGTGGTGCTGCTGCACGCGTGCTGCCACAACCCGACCGGCGCCGACCTCACCGACGAGCAATGGACCCAGGTCATCGACGTGGTCACCTCGCGCGGCCTGGTGCCGTTCCTGGACATGGCCTACCAGGGCTTCGGCGACGGCATCGAGGAAGACGGCCAGGTGGTGCGCCGCTTCGCCGACGCCGGCGGTCCGCTGTTCGTGTCGAACTCCTTCTCCAAGTCCTTCTCGCTGTACGGCGAGCGCGTCGGCGCACTGTCGATCGCCGCGGCCAGCGCCGAGGAAGCCGCCCGCGTGCTGTCGCAATTGAAGCGCGTGGTCCGCACCAACTACTCCAACCCGCCGATCCACGGCGGCCAGGTCGTGGCCACCACGCTGGCCTCGCCGGAACTGCGCAAGCTGTGGGAAGACGAGCTGGCGGAGATGCGCGTGCGCATCCGCGAAATGCGCCAGCTGCTGGTCGCCAAGCTGAAGGAAAAGGCTCCGGCCCACGACTTCGACTTCGTGATCAAGCAACGCGGCATGTTCTCCTACTCCGGCCTGACCAAGGCCCAGGTGGATCGCCTGCGCAACGAGTTCTCGATCTACGCGGTGGACACCGGCCGCATCTGCGTGGCCGCGCTCAACACCAAGAACATCGACGTCGTGGTCGACGCGATCGCCAAGGTTCTGTAACGCTCGCACGGGCCGTTTCCTTGTCCCCGGGGAAACGGTTCGGCTGAAAAAGTTTTGACAGAACGCAAAATTCACGTCATAATCTTTTTCTCAGCTGTTCCCTGATAGCTCAGTCGGTAGAGCGACGGACTGTTAATCCGCAGGTCCCTGGTTCGAGTCCAGGTCGGGGAGCCAAAAAATTCGAGAAGGCCCTGCAGAAGATTGCGGGGCCTTTTCAATTGAACCCGGTTGGTAGTCGCCGGCAGTGCATTTCGGTGCAGACGCGGCGGCAATCGGCAGGGTTGAATCCAAGCTTGTTTGCGCATGAGGTGGGAAGCGCAGCAGCGACGATGAATGATGTAAAAAATTTTCTTGCGCCACTCTGGCGGCGAAAGAGAAATTCATTCATAATCGCGCCCTCAGCTGTTCCCTGATAGCTCAGTCGGTAGAGCGACGGACTGTTAATCCGCAGGTCCCTGGTTCGAGTCCAGGTCGGGGAGCCAAAGAATCGAAAGCCCCGCAAGATGATGTCTTGCGGGGCTTTTTTTCGTCTCGGCCTCCCGCGCCGGGCTGCGCGCGTCGCCTTGCGCGCGCATGCGGCGCGTAGAATGGAGCGCATCTCATCAGCCACTCTCCGTTCGCAGCCATGTCTTCCCGCCCCGAACCTTCCGCCGTCGCCGCCACGCTCGACCGCATCCATTTCGACCTGACCACGCTGCGCCTGTTCGAAGCCACCGCCGAGCTGGGCGCGGTGACCAAGGCGGCCGAGCGCATTTTCCTGGCGCCGGCGGCGGCGTCGCGGCGCATCCAGGAGTTCGAGGCGCAATTCGGCATTCCCTTGTTCGAGCGCCTGCCGCACGGCATGGCGCTGACCGACGCCGGCCGCGCGCTGCTGGCGCACGTGCGCAGCATGATGCATTCGGTGGCGCGCATGCAGGACGACGCCACCGCCTTCCGCCAGGGGAACATGGGTGTGGTGCGCCTGGCGGCCTGCACTTCGGCCGTACTGCAGTTCCTGGCGCAGGATATCCGGCGCTGCCAGGACGAATATCCCGGCATCAAGATCGACCTGCTGGAGGCCAACAGCCAGGGCGTGGTGGAAGCGGTCACGCGCGGCGTGGCCGACATCGGCATCTATGAGAGCACGCTGGGCGGCACCGAGCTGCCGACCCAGCCCTACCGCGAAGACCGGCTGGTGCTGGCGGTGCCGCACGGCCATGCGCTGGCGCGCAAGAAACGCGTGGCGCTGGAGGACATCCTGCCGCACGAGGTGATCGGCCTGTCGGAAGGGGCGGCGCTGTCGCTGGCGCTGGGGCGCCTGGCGGCGCAGAGCGGACAGGTGCTGCACATGCGCGTGATGGTGCGCAGCTTCCACAGCATGGCGGCGATGATCGCCCAGGGCATCGGCATCGGCCTGATGCCCGCCAAGGTGGCCGACCTGCTGGTGGGCGAGAACCGGTTCGCCACCGTCGCGGTGGAGGGCGAATGGGCGACGCGGCGTTTCGTGCTGTGTCACCAGCCGACCCATGCGATGTCCGGCTCGGGGCTGGCGGTGGCCGCCATGCTGGCCGCGCCCGGCCCTCGGGAAGGCAGGCCGCGCAAGGCTTCGCGTCCGGTTTCGCAAAATGCGAAACCAGCCTCAGCGAAATAGCGATGGAGTCGGCGCGCCTGCCGCTCGTATAGTTCGGCCATCAGTCCGCCGTCGCCAGCACTGTGCGCGCAGCGGACTGCCCGACAGAACACGAGATACAGGAGCCGCCATGTCCGCCGCAGCAACACCTTCCCGCCAACCATCCAAGCCGCGCATCGCGCTGACCATCGGCGACCCGGCCGGCATCGGCCCCGAACTGGTCCTGCGCCTGCTGGCCGATCCGGCCACCGGCGCGCGCGCCGACATCACGCTGATCGGCAACACGCCGGCGCTGGCGCGCGCCGCCCGGGCCACCGGGCTGCCGCTGCCGCAGGCCTCGGGCTGGCTGCGCATCGCCGACTGGGCCCAGCAGGACACGCAGTACGAAGCCGCCGTCGCCGCTGAGGCCAACGGCAAGTTCATCCTCGAATCGCTCACGCTGGGCGCGCGCATGGTGGCCGACGGCCAGGCCGACGCGCTATGCTTCGCGCCGCTCAACAAGGGCGCCATGCGCTGTGGCGGCATGCACGAGGAAGACGAGATGCGCTGGTTCGCCAAGCTGCTCGACTACAACGGCCTGTGCGGCGAACTCAACATCCTGGACGACCTCTGGACCGGCCGCGTGACCTCGCACATGCCCTTGAAGGATGTGTCCTCGCACCTCACGCCGCAGGGCGTGGCCGCGGCCATCCGCATGCTGACCGAATCCTTCCGCGCGGCCGGCAACGCCAATCCGCGCATCGGCGTGTGCGGCTTCAACCCGCACAACGGCGATAACGGCAACTACGGCCGCGAGGAGATCGACGTCATCGAACCCGGCATCAAGCTGGCGGCCGAGGCCGGTTGCCCGTCCGAAGGTCCGTTCCCGGCCGACACCATCTTCCTGCGCGCCAAGGCCGGCAAGCTGGACGGCATCGTCACCATGTACCACGACCAGGGCCAGATCGCGACCAAGCTGCTGGGCTTCGACGTCGGCGTGACGGTGGAGGGCGGCCTGCCCATCCCCATCACCACGCCGGCGCACGGCACCGCCTACGACATCGTCGATCAGGGCATCGCCAAGCCCACGGCCATGGCCAATGCCTTCGAGCTGGCCTGCCGCATGGGCGCCACGCGCGCCGCCGCCGCATCCTGATTCATCCGCCGCCGGACCGTGCCATGGCATGGCCGGCGTCATTCCTATAACCGTCCACAGAGGCGAGGAGACCATGCAAGTCAATATCAATCACGGGCAGCAGACCCACGTCCAGAAATACATGCTGGCGATTTTCTGCGCCATGTCCTTCATTCTCTATCTCGACCGCGTCAACCTGGCCGCTGCCGCCGGGCCGATCAAGGATGAGCTGGGCCTCTCCAACACCACGCTGGGCGTGGCGTTTTCAGCCTTCGGCTACACCTATGCGGTATTCCAGATCATCGGCGGCTGGTTCGCCGACAAGCTGGGCGCCAAGAAGACGCTGATCGTCTGCGGATCGATCTGGGTGGTGGCGACCGTCGCCACCGGTTTCGTCAGCGGCCTGGCCTCGCTGGTGCTGGCGCGGCTGCTGCTGGGCATCGGCGAGGGCGCGGCGCTGCCGGCGCAGGCGCGCGCCATCGCCAACTGGTTTACCCGCAAGGACCGCGGCTTCGTGCAAGGCATCACGCACTCGTTCTCGCGCCTGGGCAACGCCGTGGCGCCGCCTATCGTGGCGGTGCTGGTGGCGCTGCATTCGTGGCGCGCGGCCTTCGTCATCGTCGGCGTGCTGACGGCGGCGTGGATCGTGGTGTGGGCCTTCTATTACAAGGACAATCCGCGCGAGCACGGCAGCATCGGCGAGCTTGAGCTGGCGCGCCTGCCAGAGCACGCGGCGGCATCCGCCGGCAGCGGCGACCCCACCCCCTGGAAGAAGATCCTGCGCCGCATGTCGCCGACCATCTTCGTCTACTTCTGCCAGGTGTGGACCAACACGCTGTTCTTCAGCTGGGTGCCGATCTTCTTCATGAACGCCTATCACCTGGACCTGAAGAAGTCCGCCATCTTCGCCTCCGGCGTGTTCTTCGCCGGCGTGGTGGGGGACGTCACCGGCGGCCTGATCAGCGACCGCGTCCTGAAGCGCACCGGCAACCTGCGCCTGGCGCGCCAGGGCGTGATCGCCGCCAGCCTGGTCGGCACCTTCTGCTTCCTGATCCCGGTGATGATCAGCCGGGACGTGAACGTCGTGGTGTGGTGCCTGTCCGGCGCGTTCTTCATGCTGGAGCTGACCATCGGCCCGATCTGGGCGGTGCCCATGGACGTCGCGCCCAAGTTCGCCGGCACCGCCAGCGGCATGTTGAACACCGGCGCGGCATTGGCCACCATCATCTCGCCGCTGGTGTTCGGCGCCATCGTCGATCTCTCGGGCAACTGGAACCTGCCGTTCGTGGGTTCGGGCGTGTTCCTGCTGATCGGCGCGCTGTCGACGCTGGCCATGCGCCCGGACCGCGACATCGAGCATGCGGCCGATGGGGCGCTGAAGAAGCAATACGCGCACGGCTGAGCCGCGCAGCAACATCGGTTGCGGCCTTCATGGCCGCAACGCTTGGTTGGGGAAGGGGCTCGCGCTCCTTCCCCTTTTTTTTGTCCGCCTGGTGGACGGGGTGGCGACGGATGACTGGTCATCACAGGTCATGTCGTACAACATGATTGGATTTGATCGGGAAGGATGCGCGCTGGCGGACAGCTTCCGCAGGCGCGGGAGGTTCGTCGGGAACCCGGCTATTCTGCCTGTAATCCTTTGTGGAATTGGCTTTGTGCGGGATGGTGCAGCATTCCTCGCGGGGCGTCGGATGCGCCTCTTGCCAAAGCGCGGACACCTGTTATACTTCCCCTAGTGTTGTACGACGTCTTATAACAATTACTATTCAATCACTAAAACAATACGCCAAGAGAGACGCCAGCCCCAGTTTCAATCTGTTCCTACGCATCGTCCATCCGGCGCCGCCAGGCGGGGAGGGCGCAGGTACGGCGATCTGGCGCGAAGGTTTCCCGACGGCGAGTCGAGATCTGGAGAAAACAATTGGCAAATAGCAATCTCACGGCGACAGCCGCAGGCGCAGTCAAGGCCAGCCACGTCCGCTACCTGATCCTGTTCATGCTGTTCATCGTGACCACGGTGAACTACGCCGACCGCGCCACGCTGTCCATCGCCGGCTCGGCGATGAAGACCGAACTGAGCCTGGATCCGGTCACCATGGGCTACATCTTCTCGGCCTTCAGCTGGGCCTACGTGCTGGCGCAATTGCCGGGCGGCTGGCTGCTCGACCGCTTCGGCTCCAAGAAGATCTACATGTGGAGCATCGGCCTCTGGTCCTTCTTCACCATCCTGCAGGCCGGCGTGACCTGGATGAGCACCGCCGCCGCGGTGGTCTCGCTGTTCGTGCTGCGCTTCATCGTGGGCCTGGCCGAGGCGCCGTCCTTCCCGGCCAACGGCCGCATCGTCGCGGCCTGGTTCCCGACCAAGGAACGCGGCACCGCCTCGGCCATCTTCAACTCGGCGCAGTATTTCGCCGCCGTGCTGTTCACCCCGCTGATGGCGTGGATCGTGCATTCCTTCAGCTGGCATCACGTGTTCACCGTGATGGGCATGTTCGGCATCGTGCTGGCCATCATCTGGGGCAAGATCATCTACAGTCCCAAGGATCACCCGATGATCAACAAGGCCGAGCTGACCCACATCGAAGAGGGCGGCGGCCTGGTCGACATGGACAACCGCAAGGCGCCTGCCGCCAACACGTCGACCAAGGGCCGGGGCTACATCAAGCAGCTGCTCTCCAACCGCATGCTGCTGGGCGTGTACATCGGCCAGTACTGCATCAACGTGATCACCTATTTCTTCCTGACCTGGTTCCCGGTGTACCTGGTGCAGGAGCGCGGCATGTCGATCCTCAAGGCCGGCTTCGTGGCCTCGATCCCGGCGGTGTGCGGCTTCATCGGCGGCGTGGTCGGCGGCATCATCTCGGACCGCCTGATCAAGCGCGGCCTGTCGGTCACCTGGGCGCGCAAGATCCCCATCGTCGGCGGCATGCTGCTGTCGATGACCATGATCCTGTGCAACTACGTCGAAGCGCAGTGGATGGTGGTGGCGATCATGGCGCTGGCCTTCTTCGGCAAGGGCGTGGGCGCGCTGGGCTGGGCCGTGGTGGCCGACACCGCGCCCAAGCAGATCGTCGGCCTCTCGGGCGGGCTGTTCAACATGTTCGGCAACGTGGCCGGCATCACCACCCCGATCGTGATCGGCTACATCGTCAAGGAAACCGGTTCCTTCGCCGGCGCCCTGGTGTTCGTCGGCATCAATGCGCTGGTCACCGTCATCAGCTATCTTGTGATCGTCAAGGAAATCAAGCGCGTCGAACTGAAGGACGCCTGATCCGCAGTATCGGCGGCCAGCGCCATGCGGGCCGCCATTTCCGTTTTTTTGAAGCATCCAGCCGCAATGGGAACCAGCATGAGCACCGACACCAGCGCCAGCGCAGCCGCCAGCCAGGCATCCACCCCGCGCTACATCATGATGAACGACACGGACAACGTCGCCATCGTCGTCAACGACGGCGGCCTGCCGGCCGGCACCGTGTTCGCCGACGGCCTGACCTTGGTCGACCGCGTGCCGCAAGGCCACAAGATCGCGCTGCGCGATCTGAAGGAAGGCGAGGCCATCGTGCGCTACGACGTGGCCATCGGCTACGCCGTGCGCGACATTCCCAGGGGCAGCTGGATCGAAGAGTCGCTGGTGCGGATGCCGCCGGCGCGCGAGCTGGACAACCTGCCCATCGCCACCAGGAAACCTGCGCCGCTGCCGCCGCTGGAAGGCTATACCTTCGAGGGCTACCGCAACGCCGACGGCTCGGTGGGCACGCGCAACCTGCTGGCCATCACCACCACCGTGCAGTGCGTGGCCGGTGTGGTCGAGCATGCGGTCAGGCGCATCCGCGCCGAGCTGCTGCCCAAGTACCCGAACGTGGAAGACGTGGTGGCGCTGGAGCACACCTACGGCTGCGGCGTGGCGATCGACGCGCCCAATGCCGGCATCCCCATCCGCACGCTGCGCAACATCAGCCTGAACCCGAACTTCGGCGGCCAGGCCATGGTGGTCAGCCTGGGCTGCGAGAAATTGCAGCCCAACCGCTTGCTGCCGGAAAGCGTGATCCCCATCCACAAGGCCGGCGAGCCTTACGTGGTGTGCCTGCAGGATGCGGAGCACGTGGGCTTCAACTCCATGATCGACTCGATCATGAACATGGCCGAGGCGCGCCTGGCCGAGCTTGACAAGCGCCGCCGCGAAACCTGCCCGGCCGCCGACCTGGTGGTCGGCGTGCAGTGCGGCGGCAGCGACGCTTTCTCCGGCGTGACCGCCAATCCTGCCGTGGGCTTCGCCACCGACCTGCTGGTGCGCGCTGGCGCCTCGGTGATGTTCTCGGAAGTGACCGAGGTGCGCGACGGCATCGACCAGCTGACCTCGCGCGCGGTCAACGCGGAAGTGGCGCAGGCCATGATCCGCGAGATGGACTGGTACGACAATTACCTGAAGCAGGGCGGCGTCGACCGCAGCGCCAACACCACGCCCGGTAACAAGAAGGGCGGCTTGGCCAACATCGTCGAGAAGGCCATGGGCTCGATCGTCAAGTCGGGCAGCAGCCCGATCTCCGGCGTGCTGGCGCCGGGCGACAAGCTGCAGCAGAAGGGCCTGATCTATGCCGCCACGCCGGCCTCGGATTTCATTTGCGGCACGCTGCAGCTGGCCGCCGGCATGAACCTGCACATCTTTACCACCGGCCGCGGCACGCCTTACGGCCTGGCCGCGGTGCCGGTGATCAAGGTCGCCACCCGCAACGACCTGGCGCGGCGCTGGCATGACCTGATGGACGTCAATGCCGGCCGCATCGCCAGCGGCGAGGCCACCATCGAGGACGTCGGCTGGGAGCTGTTCCAGCTGATGCTGGACGTGGCCAGCGGCAAGAAGCGCACCTGGGCCGAGCAATGGAAGCTGCACAACGCGCTGACCCTGTTCAACCCGGCGCCGGTGACCTGAGCGACAGCCTTCGAGGGATCCGTTTGCGGATCCCTTTTTTACGCCCGCAAGGCGGCAAGCATCATCCATTAAAAAAACAGGAGACGCCAATGACCCAAAAGAACACCGCCCCGATTG
This genomic window contains:
- the uvrB gene encoding excinuclease ABC subunit UvrB codes for the protein MAELTTITPELDESKFVTFPDSPYKLYQVFPPAGDQPAAIEKLVEGVNDGLFFQTLLGVTGSGKTYTMANTIARLGRPAIVFAPNKTLAAQLYSEFREFFPHNAVEYFVSYYDYYQPEAYVPQRDLFIEKDSSINEHIEQMRLSCTKSLMERRDVVIVATVSAIYGIGNPNEYHQMILTLRAKDKVSQRDLIARLIQMQYSRNETDFGRGTFRVRGDTIDVFPAEHAELAVRIEMFDDEIDSLQLFDPLTGRVRQKIPRFTIYPGSHYVTPRSTVLRAIETIKDELRERLEFFRKENKLIEEQRLEQRTRFDLEMMTEIGFTKGIENYSRHLSGGKPGDPPPTLVDYLPPDAVMFLDESHVLIGQLNGMYNGDRARKVNLVDYGFRLPSALDNRPLKFDEFEKKMRQTVFVSATPADYENTHADQVVEQVVRPTGLVDPIITVRPATTQVDDLIQEITDRIAKDERVLVTTLTKRMAEQLTEFLSDNGIKVRYLHSDIDTVERVEIIRDLRLGTFDVLVGINLLREGLDIPEVSLVAILDADKEGFLRSERSLIQTIGRAARNLNGMAILYGDVVTDSMHKAIGETERRREKQVAFNKANGIVPTGIKKEIRELIDGVFNPSEARAELMVAQEQKNYESMSEKQISKEIKRLEKQMQEHAKNLEFEKAAAARDQLHLLKQQLFGAPGSDTAAA
- a CDS encoding amino acid aminotransferase encodes the protein MNAPVSASLFSAIEMAPRDPILGVTEAYNADKNPAKTNLGVGVYYDDNGKVPLLQCVRQAEAELIAKLAPRTYLPIDGLATYDRAVQELVFGAGSAVVNEKRAITVQAVGGTGALKLGADFLKHFSAAGTEVWISDPSWENHRALFEMAGFKVNAYPYYDASTRGVNFAGMLDALKTMKSGSVVLLHACCHNPTGADLTDEQWTQVIDVVTSRGLVPFLDMAYQGFGDGIEEDGQVVRRFADAGGPLFVSNSFSKSFSLYGERVGALSIAAASAEEAARVLSQLKRVVRTNYSNPPIHGGQVVATTLASPELRKLWEDELAEMRVRIREMRQLLVAKLKEKAPAHDFDFVIKQRGMFSYSGLTKAQVDRLRNEFSIYAVDTGRICVAALNTKNIDVVVDAIAKVL
- a CDS encoding LysR family transcriptional regulator; the encoded protein is MSSRPEPSAVAATLDRIHFDLTTLRLFEATAELGAVTKAAERIFLAPAAASRRIQEFEAQFGIPLFERLPHGMALTDAGRALLAHVRSMMHSVARMQDDATAFRQGNMGVVRLAACTSAVLQFLAQDIRRCQDEYPGIKIDLLEANSQGVVEAVTRGVADIGIYESTLGGTELPTQPYREDRLVLAVPHGHALARKKRVALEDILPHEVIGLSEGAALSLALGRLAAQSGQVLHMRVMVRSFHSMAAMIAQGIGIGLMPAKVADLLVGENRFATVAVEGEWATRRFVLCHQPTHAMSGSGLAVAAMLAAPGPREGRPRKASRPVSQNAKPASAK
- a CDS encoding 4-hydroxythreonine-4-phosphate dehydrogenase PdxA; protein product: MSAAATPSRQPSKPRIALTIGDPAGIGPELVLRLLADPATGARADITLIGNTPALARAARATGLPLPQASGWLRIADWAQQDTQYEAAVAAEANGKFILESLTLGARMVADGQADALCFAPLNKGAMRCGGMHEEDEMRWFAKLLDYNGLCGELNILDDLWTGRVTSHMPLKDVSSHLTPQGVAAAIRMLTESFRAAGNANPRIGVCGFNPHNGDNGNYGREEIDVIEPGIKLAAEAGCPSEGPFPADTIFLRAKAGKLDGIVTMYHDQGQIATKLLGFDVGVTVEGGLPIPITTPAHGTAYDIVDQGIAKPTAMANAFELACRMGATRAAAAS
- a CDS encoding MFS transporter, yielding MQVNINHGQQTHVQKYMLAIFCAMSFILYLDRVNLAAAAGPIKDELGLSNTTLGVAFSAFGYTYAVFQIIGGWFADKLGAKKTLIVCGSIWVVATVATGFVSGLASLVLARLLLGIGEGAALPAQARAIANWFTRKDRGFVQGITHSFSRLGNAVAPPIVAVLVALHSWRAAFVIVGVLTAAWIVVWAFYYKDNPREHGSIGELELARLPEHAAASAGSGDPTPWKKILRRMSPTIFVYFCQVWTNTLFFSWVPIFFMNAYHLDLKKSAIFASGVFFAGVVGDVTGGLISDRVLKRTGNLRLARQGVIAASLVGTFCFLIPVMISRDVNVVVWCLSGAFFMLELTIGPIWAVPMDVAPKFAGTASGMLNTGAALATIISPLVFGAIVDLSGNWNLPFVGSGVFLLIGALSTLAMRPDRDIEHAADGALKKQYAHG
- a CDS encoding MFS transporter, which translates into the protein MANSNLTATAAGAVKASHVRYLILFMLFIVTTVNYADRATLSIAGSAMKTELSLDPVTMGYIFSAFSWAYVLAQLPGGWLLDRFGSKKIYMWSIGLWSFFTILQAGVTWMSTAAAVVSLFVLRFIVGLAEAPSFPANGRIVAAWFPTKERGTASAIFNSAQYFAAVLFTPLMAWIVHSFSWHHVFTVMGMFGIVLAIIWGKIIYSPKDHPMINKAELTHIEEGGGLVDMDNRKAPAANTSTKGRGYIKQLLSNRMLLGVYIGQYCINVITYFFLTWFPVYLVQERGMSILKAGFVASIPAVCGFIGGVVGGIISDRLIKRGLSVTWARKIPIVGGMLLSMTMILCNYVEAQWMVVAIMALAFFGKGVGALGWAVVADTAPKQIVGLSGGLFNMFGNVAGITTPIVIGYIVKETGSFAGALVFVGINALVTVISYLVIVKEIKRVELKDA
- the garD gene encoding galactarate dehydratase, yielding MSTDTSASAAASQASTPRYIMMNDTDNVAIVVNDGGLPAGTVFADGLTLVDRVPQGHKIALRDLKEGEAIVRYDVAIGYAVRDIPRGSWIEESLVRMPPARELDNLPIATRKPAPLPPLEGYTFEGYRNADGSVGTRNLLAITTTVQCVAGVVEHAVRRIRAELLPKYPNVEDVVALEHTYGCGVAIDAPNAGIPIRTLRNISLNPNFGGQAMVVSLGCEKLQPNRLLPESVIPIHKAGEPYVVCLQDAEHVGFNSMIDSIMNMAEARLAELDKRRRETCPAADLVVGVQCGGSDAFSGVTANPAVGFATDLLVRAGASVMFSEVTEVRDGIDQLTSRAVNAEVAQAMIREMDWYDNYLKQGGVDRSANTTPGNKKGGLANIVEKAMGSIVKSGSSPISGVLAPGDKLQQKGLIYAATPASDFICGTLQLAAGMNLHIFTTGRGTPYGLAAVPVIKVATRNDLARRWHDLMDVNAGRIASGEATIEDVGWELFQLMLDVASGKKRTWAEQWKLHNALTLFNPAPVT